The DNA sequence GGTCGAGGTCCAGGCGGAGGTCTTCGTGATGCTGTCGGGGACGAGGGCAGCGGCGGCCGTCTGCAGCGTGCTGAGGCTGCTGTTGAGCGCCTGCAGGACGCTGACCATCGTCTGGCTGGCCGCCTTGCCGGTGGTCAGGTAGGCGCCCGACTGCCGCTCGACCTGCATGAGGGAGCTGATGATCTGGGCGGTGTTCAGGCCGGAGACGAGTCCGTCGACCGAGGCCATGGCACTGCCTCCTTTCCTGGTGCTGGTGCAGGACGGGCGCGGGCCCGGGGCAGAGGGAGGGTCGCCCCCTCAGGCCCCGGGCCGCGCTCCGGACTCAGCCGAGCAGCTTGAGGACCGACTGCGGGGCGGAGTTGGCCTGCGCCAGCATCGAGACACCGGCCTGCTGCAGGATCTGCGACCGGGTGAAGGACGTCATCTCCTTGGCCATGTCGGTGTCGCGGATCCGGGACTCGGCAGCAGCCGAGTTCTCGGAGGCGACGCTGAGGCTGTTGATGGTGTGCTGCAGACGGTTCTGCACCGCACCGAGGTCGGCCCGGTTGCCCGAGACGGTCTTGATGGCGTTGTCGATCGCGGTGAGCGCGGTCGCCGCGCCGGCCGAGGTCGACACGTCCAGGGTGCCGGTGCCGAGGGTCGTCGTGTCGGCCTTCGCGAAGGCGACGTCGACGGTCTGGCCGCTGTTGGCGCCGATCTGGAAGGTGAAGGTGCCGGAGGTGCCACCGGTGCCGTCGAGGAGGTTCTGCCCGTTGAACTGGGTGGTGCTGGCGATGCGGTCGAGCTCGTCGTTGAGGGCCGTCACCTCGCTCTGGATGGCGGTGCGGTCGTCCGCGGTGTTCGTGTCGTTGGCCGCCTGGACCGACAGCTGACGCATGCGCTGCAGGATCGAGTGCGTCTCGTTGAGTGCGCCCTCCGCAGTCTGCACGAGGCTGATCGCGTCCTGCGCGTTCGAGGTGGCCTGGTTGAGGCCGTTGGTCTGGGCGCGCAGCTTCTCGCTGATCGCCAGGCCGGCGGCGTCGTCGGCGGCCCGGTTGATCCGCAGGCCCGAGGACAGTCGCTCGAGGCTGGTGGCCATCGAACTCTGCGTCGAGCTCAGGTTCCGGTACGCGTTCATGGCCGCGACATTGGTGTTGATCTGAAGACCCATGGTGGTTCCTCTCCTTGGATGGGGTCCCGGGGAGCCATCCGTGGCTCCCCGCGTCGGCCCAGGGGGTCGACACCGGCCCTATCGGCCGGGCCGAGCCGTCCCTGAGGACTTTCTCCGCGAGCGTGTCGCGGGACTCACTCGCCCACGACGCGGTGCGCGCGGTGGGTGCTCCCGATGCCGCCCGGGCGGCGGTTGTGGTGGCTGGCCCGGCCGGCGATCTCGGCGTAGTACGCGGCCCTGCGTCGGGCGACGACGCCGTCGGGTCGGGCCGGCACGAGCTCGGGGTCGAGGTGGGTGTTGAGCCCGTCGCGCAGCAGCCCGAGCGCCTCGGTGCGCAGCTGGGAGACGCGCGACTCGGTGACGCCGAGCTCCTCGGCCACCTCGCGGATCGGGCGGTCCTCGAAGAAGGTCCCGCGCACGACGGCCTGGAGCCGCTCGGGGAGGGCGTCGACGGCGGCGAGCAGGTAGGCGCGGCGCTCCCGCTCCACGACGAGCGACTCCGGTGTCGCGGTGGTGCGGGGCAGCAGCGCGTCGGCCTCGCCGTCCTCGCGCACGGCGTCGATCCGCAGCACGACCGACTGGTGCAGGTCCCGGCGCAGCTCGCGCAGCTCCTGGACCGACGTCCCCATCGAGGTCGCCAGCTCCTGCTCGCGCGGCTCGCGGCTCAGCCGGCCGGCGAGCGCCTCGCGGTGGGCCTCGCGCTCGCGGGCCCGGGCGCGCAGCGACCGCGACGCCCAGTCCATCGAGCGCAGCTCGTCGAGCAGCGCGCCGCGGATGCGCCGCGCGGCATACCGCCCGAACGGCACCCCGAGGGCGGGGTCGAACGAGCGGGCGGCGGCGACCAGCGCACCGAGGCCGGCCGACGTGAGGTCGTCGAGGGCGACGTGGCCGGGGAGGCGGGCGCTGAGCGAGCGCACCTCGTAGTGCACGATGGGAAGGTTCTCGCGGCAGGCCCGCTCGACGTCAAACTCGTCCAAACTGGCCTGAAAGCACTCAGTCGCGGTCACGTGGACGAGAATTGCGCACGCCACCGAGTGCTCCCGACCACCACAGCAGGTCTCCGCCCCTTCGGACAAGCAACCTCGGCCGTTCGGACGACGTTGGGTATGGAATGTGTCAGGAACCTGTGTTTGCGGCACTCCGCTGTGCTCATGGAAGCGCTTGCAGCCCGCGCGACCCTCGATGACGTCCCGAAACGGCTCAGGGATGCCGCCCGGCTGACGATGGGGGCGGTCGTGAGAACCGAGACCCGTGACGCCGCCCAGCAGTGCGCCGAGCTCTCCGGCGCCCTCTGGGCCGTCCGCGGGCTGCTCGAGCGCCTGGCCTACCGCCTCGAGGTGCAGCGCGCCCTGGTCGAGACCGGACGTGCCACCTGGGTGGCGCGGGCGGCGCAGGAGGTCGAGATCGCGCTGGAGCAGGTGCGTGGGGCCGAGCTGGTCCGCGCCGTCGACACCGCGCCGGTCGCCCTCGCGCTGGGCCTGGACGCCGACGCCACCCTGTCCCAGATCGCCGCGCTCGCGCCCGCGCCGTGGGACGACCTGCTCGCCGAGCACCGCACCGCCCTGCTCGAGGCGACCCGCGACCTGACCGAGTCCGCCGCCGCCAACCGCGACGTGCTCGCCGCCGGGGCCCAGGCGGTCGAGGACGTCCTCGCCCGCTTCACCGGGCCGACCCCTGCCGCGACCTACGGCCCGACCGGCGCCCGGCAGACCGACCCCACCCGCCGACTTTTCGACCAGAGCACGTGAGGCGACAATGACCGCGATGACCCTCGACGCCCCCTCCTCCACGACCACCCCTGTCGCGCACTTCGCCGAGGGCCTGGTGGGCTTCCCCGACGCGCACGACTACGCCCTGCACGGCGGCGAGGGTGGCGTCTTCGAGATGCTGCCGACCGACGGCTCGGGCCCGGGATTCGTCGTCGCCGCCGCGGGCGTCTTCTTCCCCGACTACCAGCCGGTCCTGGACGACGCCACCGCCCGGCGGCTCGGCCTCGAGGACGCCGACGACGCGCTCGTCCTGACGATCGTTACTGTGGGGGCGGACGTCAGCGCCGCCCATGCCAACCTGCTCGCACCGGTCGTGGTCAACACCCGCTCCGGAGTCGCCGAGCAGGTCGTCCTGAGCGGCCAGGACTTCCCGCTGCGGGCGCCGCTCGGCGCGCACTGACCACCGCAGGCGTCGACGACCATGGCCCGACGGGCCAGGGAAGGAGCCGGGGCGTGCTCGTGCTCAGCCGCCGTCCCCACGAGAGCTTCCGCATCGGCCACGACGTCGTGATCACCGTGCTGGAGGTCAACGGCGACAAGGTGCGGATCGGCATCGACGCGCCGTCGCACGTGCAGGTGCACCGGCAGGAGGTCTACGAGGAGGTGCAGCGGGCCAACGCCGCCGCGGCCGCCACCGAGCAGGGCGCGACGACCGACCTTGCCCGCGCCGTGCGCGGCGCCGCCGGTGACCGGGGCTCGGACCGAGCCGCAGGGACGGACGACGCCGCGACGTCGGCCGAGCCGGAGGAGCCAGGGCAGCCGGGCGCCGCTCCGGGGGCCTGAGCCTCACACCCGGGCCCGGGCGGGCACCTCGCGCGCCAGGACGACCGCGACGGCTCCCAGCAGCGTCCCCGTCACCCGGCGCTGCCACACCACCCAGGACGGGCGTCGCGTCAGCACCCCCGCGATGCCGCCCGCGGCCACGACGATGCCCGCGTTCACGGTCACGCTCACCGCGATCTGCACCGCGCCCAGGACGAAACCCTGCGCGACCGTGTGGCCGCGCGACGGGTCGACGAACTGCGGGATGAGGGCGAGGTACATGATCGCCGCCTTGGGGTTGAGCAGGTTGGTGACCAGCCCCATCCGGAACAGGCGTCCGGCACCGTGGCGGGCGGTGGGGTGCACCTCGAAGGGCCCCGGCCACCCGGCCGCAGCGCCTGCCACGCGAGGACCGCGACGTATGCCGCGCCGGCCGCCTTGAAGCCGATGAACAGCCACGGCACGGCGACGAAGACCACGGCGAGCCCGACGCCCGTCGAGACTCCCACGTGGCCAGCCTGTCACGGCACGGCGTCCGGTCGGGCCGGGGTCGTCCGAAGGGTCGTCCTTACGGCCCGGAAGCGCGCGTTTGCCCGGACAACGGCACGTTTGGTGCGAGGATTGGCCCGTGCCAGAGCCCCGCGACGTCGACCCCGCCGAGCTGCAGCGCTGGCTCGCAGAGGCGTCCCCCGACGGGCTGTGGGTGTTCGACCGCGAGGGCCGGACGGTCTACGCCAACGACCGGCTGGCCCAGCTGCTCGGACGCACCCCCGGCGAGATGCAGGGCCTGTCGGTGTTCGAGACGCTCGACGAGGTCGGGCGGCAGCAGTTCGCCCACCACCTGCGCGAGCTCGAGGAGACGGGTGAGCCCGGGGACAACCTCGAGTGCGCCCTCGTGCGCAAGGACGGCAGCCGGCTGTGGGCGCTGGTCAGCCACACCCCCATCCACGACGAGGTGGGGCGCCCGGTCGGCTGGCTGCACCGGGTCACCGACTACCGGCAGCAGCGGCGGCTCATCGAGAGCATGCAGCGCAGCGAGCAGCTGCTGGCCGAGGCGCAGCACATCGCCAAGATCGGCAGCTGGGAGTGGGACGTCGTCACCGACACCGTCACCTGGTCCGACGAGCTGTACCGCATCTACGAGCTCGACCGGGTGGAGGACCTGAGCCCCACCTACCAGGGCTTCGTCGACCGCATCCACCCCGACGACCGCGCCCAGGTCGAGGCGACCGTGCAGGCCGCCATGGAGACCGGCACGTTCGAGTTCGACGCGCGCATCATCCGGCACGACGGCGGGTTGAAGTGGATCCGCGGTCGCGGCCAGGCGACCCGCGACGCCACCGGCCGGGTGGTCCGCATGGGCGGCACGGCCCAGGACGTCACCGAGACCAAGGACGCCGAGCAGGCCCTCGCCCTCCTGACGTCGATGGCGACGGCGGCGAACGAGGCCACCACCATCACCGAGGTCATCCCGCGCATCCTGGCCGACGTCGCCGAGCACACCGGCTGGCGCGCGGTCGCGGCGTGGCGGGTGACCCACGACGGGGAGCTCGTCGCGGTCCCCGGCCGGACCCGCCCGGCGCCGCAGGCGGACGTCGACGAGGCGCGACGGCTGGCCAGGGCCGCGATCCGCAGCCTCATGCCGGAGATCTCGCGCAGCACCGAGGGCACCCACCTCGTCGCGGCCCCCGTGGTCGCGGAGGAGCGTGCCGCGTGCGTCATCGTCATGGACACCCGCGCCACGACCCCACCCACCGACAGCGACAGCGTCACCGTGGGGCAGGCGAGCGCGCTGTTCGCCCACGTCGCCGAGCGCGAGTGGGCGGCCGAGCGGCTCGCCCAGGCGCGCGACGACGCGATGCGGGCCTCGAGGGCCAAGTCGGACTTCCTGGCGACGATGAGCCACGAGATCCGCACCCCCCTCAACGGCGTCATCGGCCTGTCCGAGCTGCTCGGGCGCACCGAGCTGTCGCCGCAGCAGCAACGCCTCGCCGACGGCATCGACTCGGCCGGCCGCAGCCTGCTCGCCCTCGTCAACGACATCCTCGACCTGTCCAAGATCGAGGCCGGCCGGCTCGAGCTCGAGCGGGTGGAGTTCGACCCGACGAGCGTCGTCGAGCAGAGCACCACCCTGTCGGCCGAGCGGGCCCGGGCCAAGTCCCTCGAGCTCGCCGTCACCTGCTCCCCGGACGTGCCGCGGCGCGTCCTGGGCGACCCGGTGCGGTTCGGGCAGGTGGTCGCCAACCTGACCGCGAATGCCGTGAAGTTCACCGCGGCGGGCGAGGTCGTGGTGCGCTGCACCGTCGAGTCCGCCCGGGACGGGCACGTGCAGCTGCGTGTCGACGTGAGCGACACCGGCTCGGGGATCTCGCCGGAGGTCCAGGCCCGGCTGTTCACCGCGTTCTCCCAGGGCGACACCTCGACCACGCGGGAGTACGGCGGCACGGGGCTGGGCCTGGCGATCAGCCGGCAGCTCGTCACGGCGATGGGCGGCCGGATCGGGGTCAACAGCGAGGAGGGCGCGGGCAGCACGTTCTGGTTCACCGCGACCTTCGACGCGGCCGGCGAGGGGTCCGCGCCGCCGCCACCCACGAGCAGCGTCATCGCCGGGCTGCGCGCGCTCGTGGTCGACGACAACGAGACGAACCGGTTCATCCTCGAGGAGCAGCTGGCCGGGTGGAAGGTCGACGCGGTCGTCGCGTCGTCCGGCGTGCAGGGCCTCGGCCTGCTCGACGAGGCGGAGCGGCAGGGGGCCCCGTTCGACCTCGTGCTGCTCGACTACGTCATGCCCGGCGTCAACGGTGAGCAGTTCGCGCGGATGGTGCGCGCCGACACCCGCTTCGACGCCACGCGGATCATCCTGCTGACCTCGGCCATGGACCTCGGCTCGGGCGACATCGCCGCCGCCGGCATCGACGCCAGCCTGCTCAAGCCGGTGCTCCCCTCCGCCCTGCTCGACACCCTCAACACGGTGGGGGCCGCCAGCCGCCAGCCGGGTCCGGCCCCCGAGCCCGTCCCCGCCCCCGCCGCCCCCCGGCAGCAGGCGCGGTCGCTCGACCGGGGCCGGGTGCTCGTGGTCGAGGACAACGAGGTCAACCAGCTCGTGGCCGCCGGGATCCTGGAGTCGCTCGGCTTCGCCGTCGACCTCGCCGAGAACGGCCTGGCCGGCTACTACTCCTTCCAGAACGCCGACGGCGCCTACGACGCGGTGCTCATGGACTGCCAGATGCCGCAGATGGACGGCTACGACGCGACCCGCGCCATCCGCGCCTTCGAGGACGGCCGGCAGCACGTCCCGGTGATCGCGATGACCGCGTCGGCCATCGCCGGTGAGCGCGAGCGCTGCCTCGAGGCCGGCATGGACGACTTCCTCACCAAGCCCGTGGACATCGCGCTGCTGACCGACGTGCTCGACCGGCTCGTGGGTCCCAGGGCCACGAGCCCGGACGACGCAGCCGGGGCGGAGCCCACGCCCGGCCCCGCGCCGTTCGCTGCCGAGGCCGGGGCGGATGCCGCGCCCGGCCCCGCGCCGTTCGCTGCCGACCTCGCGCCCGAGCTGGCTGCCGCCCTCGACCTCGACCGGCTCGCCGAGCTGCTCGAGCTCGACCCCGACGACCCCAGCCTGCTGCTGCGGATGCTCGACCGCTTCGACTCCAGCACCGCCGAGACCATGGACACACTGCGAGCGGCGCACTCCGCCGGTGACGCGGAGGGCCAGGGGCGGGCGGCCCACAAGCTCAAGGGGACGGCCTCCAACCTCGGCGCGACCGCCCTGGCTGCCCTCTGCCTCGAGGTGGAGCATCTCGGCGAGGACGGTGTGCTGGTCGCCGACCCGGTGGTGCAGGAGCTCGAGCGGCAGCGGCGGCTGGCGGCCGACGCCCTGCGCGCCTACCGGGAGCAGGTCCGGCCCGGATGAGACCGACGCAGACGGCCGGCCGGAGAGGTCTCCGGCCGGCCGTCCGGCGTCTGGGCGGGAGCCGCCCGGGATGGGGTGGGTCTAGGCGGACTCGACGTCCGCGCCGAGCAGCCCGCTCGGGCTCGCGATGTACTGGCCCGTGCGCGCACCGAGGGCGAGCCGGCGGCGGACCTCCCTCATGAGGTCCTCGTTGGACGCGAGCATCAGGGTCTCGGTGGGGCTCAGGGGCGCCAGGACGTCCAGCCCGCAGCCCTGGGCGGCCTGGAGCACGAGCTCGCGCACGGGGAGGTTGAGCTCGCGCGCCAGCGCGGCCATGGCCCGCGGCTCGGGCCACTCCGGCAGGACCGGGGAGTCCAGGATGGCCTCGAGGGTCCACTCGTCGAGGGCGGTGCGCTGCATCAGCGTCTCCCGGCTCCAGCCGAGCAGGCGCATCTGCTCGAGGACGAACGTACCGAGACTGTTGGTCACAGTGGGCTCCCGAGGGTCACGAGGCAGGTGGTCGTGGGATGACTAAACCGCCGAACTGATACGCGGCACCGCGAACTTTGCCAAGCCTTGAATGACCACTCAACCGTTCGGACGAACGGAGTTCACTCTTCGGTCCCACCCATCCCGGGCAAACCGGGACGGGTGGGGCGCCCGGCCCGGAGCCCGGAGCCCGCGCCCGGGACGGGCGAGAAGCGCGGGACGACGCCCGGCTGGGTCGGCCCGGAGCCGCCCGGGTCCGGGAGGTAGGTGCCGCGCGCGGCGAGGTGGGGGTCCTGCGCCGCCTCGGCGAGCGAGAGCACCGGCGCCACGCAGGCGTCCAAGGCCTCGAAGAGCGCGGCCCACTCGTCGCGGGTGCGGGTCGCGAACGCGGCCTCGAGCCGGGCCGCGACCCCCGGCCACGTCGAGCGGTCGAGCTGCCGCTCCACGAGCTCGTCCGCCACGGCGCCGTCCAGCCCGAGACCCGCGAGCACGCGCGCCCAGAAGACCGGCTCGACGGCACCGACGGCCACCCAGCGGTCGTCGGCCGTCCGGTAGCAGCGGTAGAACGGGGCGCCACCGTCGAACAGGTTGGCGCCGCGCGGCCCCGGCCACAGCCCCGAGGCGACCATGGACTGCAGCATCGCGGTCGTCGAGGCGACGCCGTCGACGATCGCCGCGTCCACCACCTGGCCCTCACCGGTCGCGCGGGAGTGCAGGAGGGCCGACACCACGCCGAAGGCGAGCAGCATCCCGCCGGCGCCGAAGTCACCGAGAAGGTTCAGGGGCGGCACGGGCCGCCCGTCGGCCCCGGCGAACGCCTCGAGGGCACCGGAGATGGCGAGGTAGGTGATGTCGTGGCCGGCGCGACCGGCATACGGGCCCTCCTGGCCCCACCCGGTCATCCGTCCGTAGACCAGCGCAGGCCGGACCGACAGGAGGTCCTGCGGTCCGAGCCCGAGCCGCTCGGCGACCCCGGGGCGGAACCCCTCGAGGAGCACGTCCGAGCGCGCGGCGAGGTCGAGCACCGCTGCGCGGCCGTCCTCGGACTTGAGGTCCAGCTCCACGGACCGGCGGCCGCGCAGCAGCACGGCATGGGTCGGACGCAGGTCCTCCCCCGGCCGGTCCACGCGGACGACGTCCGCGCCGAGATCGGCCAGGAGCATGCCGGCATACGGGCCGGGGCCGATGCCCCCCAGCTCGAGCACGCGGACGCCGGACAGCGGTCCGGGACGCGGCGCACCACTCATGAAGGGCACGGTAACCGGTCGGGCACGACGGGACCGCCGGCGTCCCGTCCACCTCTGTCCCCTAGAGGTGGACGGGCTGCCGGCGACGCGGCTCGACCGCGAACGCCGGGGTGCGTGGCCGGTCCGAGCCCCTGAAACCCGGAGCCGGCCTCACTCCCCCGTCAGATGACGTTGGACAGGAGCGCCCGCACCTCCGCCTCCCGGTAGCGGCGGTGGCCGCCCAGGGTGCGGATCGAGTTGAGCTTTCCTGCCTTGGCCCAGCGGGTGACTGTCTTGGGATCGACTCGGAAGAGCGCAGCAACCTCTGCAGGCGTGAGCAGCTTCTCGACCTCCGTCGGACGAGTGACCATGTGTTCTTCTCCTACTTCAGGGGACGTCCACCCATAATCGGACAAGGGCCTCCCATTGGGAACATTCCGAACGGGCCATCCCGCATGGTCCGGAAGTACTAGTCACGCGGATGCCGTGAGCCGGCCGGCGCGCGGCCCGGTACCCGCCAGAGGCGGGCCGGGACGCGGCACCCCCGAGCTCGGGAGGCCGGCTGGGACGCGGGCACCCGGACCTCGCGCGCAGGAATACGCTGGGAGCACGACGCGCGACCCGCGCCGCCCAGCCCAGCGTCACCGAGCCCTAGGAGTCACCACCGTGACCGTGTCCTCGCCGCCCACGACCTCGATGTCCCAGCACGAGCAGGTCGTCTTCTGCCACGACAAGACCACCGGCCTGCGGGCCATCATCGGCATCTACAGCACGGCCCTCGGGCCGGCCCTCGGCGGGACGCGGTTCTACCCGTACGCCACCGAGGAGGAGGCCCTGGCCGACGTGCTGCGCCTGTCCAAGGGGATGGCGTACAAGAACGCCGTGGCCGGGCTGGAGCTCGGCGGTGGCAAGGCCGTCATCATCGGCGACCCGGCGACGGACAAGACCCCCGACCTGCTGCGCGCCTACGGACGCTTCGTCGAGAGCCTCGGCGGCCGGTACGTCACGGCGTGCGACGTGGGCACGTACGTCGCCGACATGGACGTCGTCAGCGAGACGACCCGCTTCGCCACCGGGCGCAGCGAGGCCAACGGCGGCGCCGGCGACTCCTCGGTGCTCACGGCGTACGGCGTGTTCCAGGGCCAGCGGGCGTGCGCCCAGCACGTGTGGGGCAGCCCGACGCTGCGCGGCCGGACCGTCGGCATCGCCGGCGTCGGCAAGGTGGGCCGCATCCTCACCGGGCACCTCCTGGAGGACGGTGCCCGCGTCGTCGTCACCGACGTCAACCAGGAGGCGCTCGAGGCCCTCACCGCCGCGCACCCCGAGGTCGAGGTCGTGGCCGACACCGACGCCCTCATCCGGTCCGACATCGACGTGTACGCCCCCTGCGCGCTCGGCGGGGCGCTCGACGACGCGACCGTGGCGGCGCTGCGGGCCACCGTCGTCTGCGGCGGCGCGAACAACCAGCTCGTCACCGAGGGTGAGGGCGGCACGGCCGACCAGCTCGCGGCGCGGGGCATCACCTACGCCCCCGACTTCCTCGTCAACGCCGGTGGCGTCATCCAGGTGAGCGACGAGCTGCACGGGTTCGACTTCGAGCGGGCCAAGAAGGCCGCGACGGCGATCTTCGACCACACCCTCGAGGTCCTCGAGACCGCGCAGGAGCGCTCGATCACCCCCGCCGCGGCGGCGGACCACATCGCCGAGGAGCGGATGGCGGCCAAGCAGGCCGGCGGCATCTGGCTGCCCGCGCGCTGAGCCCTCCCGGTGGGGGTGCGACGCGCTCCCCCACCCCGCCGCGCGCCCGTTCGTGCGGTGGCGGGACCCGCGCCTCGTCCGACCGGCTCGATCGGCGCGGGTCCCGCCGCAGAACTTGCGCGGCTCATGTAGCGTTGGACCCACGACACATACACATTTCCCGGGACCGCTCCGTGGAGCCGAGGCACCATAGGTGACTCGTCCAGGCGATGCCGTCCCGGCAGACGCATGAGGGGGTCACGCCATGGGGCGCGGCCGGGCCAAGGCCAAGCAGACCAAGGTCGCTCGGGAGCTGAAGTACTTCTCCCCGAACACCGACCTGAGCGCGCTTGAGCGAGAACTACACGGTTCGTCGTACACCGAGCCGGAGCGAGCCTCCGACGACGCCGACGACGAGTACGACGACTACGGGAAGTGGGTTTCGGGTCAGCGATGACCTGATCCACGACCTGCTCCACCCTCATGCACGGGCCGGTGGTCCGTGTCGGCCACGACGGTCCTCCGGGACCGCCTGCACCCCGGCCGCCACGCCGCCGCGCCTCCAGCCGCGCCACCCCTGAGGGGGCTCGGCCGGGGGCTACGCTCCGCTCATGAGCACAGACACGCGGGAGCGCACCCGCCGTCTCGGGGTCGAGACCACCGGCATCGAGATCATCGACGAAGCCGAGCGGACCGCTCGACCCCGAGACCTGTTCTGGCCGTGGTTCGCGGCCAACGTGTCCGTGTTCGGGATCAGCTACGCCGCGTTCGCCCTGGCGTTCGGGATCTCGTTCTGGCAGGGCGTGCTCGTCTCGGTCGTCGGCATCGTCGTGTCCTTCCTGCTGTGCGGCGTCATCGCGATCGCCGGCAAGCGCGGGTCGGCCCCGACGATGGTGCTCTCCCGCGCGGCGTTCGGCGTCACCGGGCAGAAGGTGCCGGGCGTCATCTCGTGGCTCACCTCGATCGGCTGGGAGACCTTCCTCGCCATCACGGCGACGCTGGCGACCGCGACGATCTTCCGCGAGCTCGGCTGGGGCGGCGGCACCGGCACCAAGGTGGTGGCCGCGCTCGTCACGGCCGCACTGATCGTGCTCGCGTCCGTGGCGGGCTACCACGTCATCATGCGGCTGCAGTCGTGGCTGACCTGGATCACCGGCGTGGTGACGGTCCTCTACGTCGCGATGACGGTGGACCACATCAGCTGGTCGACCGTCACGGCGATCCCGGCCGGCTCCACCCAGTCGGTCATCGGCGCGCTCGTGCTGCTCATGACCGGCTTCGGCCTGGGCTGGATCAACATCGCCGCGGACTGGTCCCGCTACCAGCGCCGTGACGCCTCCGGCTCCTCGATCGTCGCCTGGAACACGGTGGGCGGGGCGCTGGCGCCGGTCCTGCTCGTCCTCTACGGCCTGCTCCTCGCCGGCTCGGACCCCAAGCTGCGCGACGGCATCTCCGCCGACCCGGTCGGCACGCTCGCCACGATCCTGCCGACCTGGGTCCTCGTGCCGTTCCTCGTCGCCGCGATCCTCGCGCTGGTCAGCGGCGCGGTGCTGGGCATCTACTCCAGCGGCCTGACGCTGCTCTCGCTCGGCGTGCGCATCCCCCGCCCGAGCGCGGCGCTCGTCGACGGCGTCATCCTCACCCTCGGCACCATCTGGGTCGTCTTCTTCGCCCAGGACTTCCTCGGCCCGTTCCAGTCGTTCCTCATCACCCTCGGGGTCCCGCTGGCCGCCTGGGCCGGGATCATGATCGGCGACATCTGGCTGCGCCGGCGCGACTACGACGAGGAGGCGCTGTTCGACCCGCGTGGCCGGTACGGCGCGTGGGACTGGACCTCGATCGGGCTCACCGTCGTCGCCTCGGTCCTGGGCTGGGGCCTGGTCGTCAACACCTTCGCCAAGGACGCCTCGTGGAACAACTGGCAGGGCTACCTGCTGGGGCCGCTCGGCCTCGGCGGGCGTGACGGCGCCTGGGCGTACGCGAACCTCGGCGTGCTGCTGGCCCTCGTCATCGGTCTCGTCGGCACCCTGGCCCTGCGGCGCGGCACCGTCCGCCGCCAGGAGGGCCGCGCGTGAGCGCTGGGCCCTGGCTGGTCGCCGTCGACTTCCAGCGCGTGTTCGGCGACCCCTCGAGCGAGTGGCGAGCGCCCCGGTATGCCGCGGCGGCGGCGAACGCCGTGCGCCTCGCCGAGGCGTTCGGCGAGCGGGCGGTGTTCACGCGGTTCGTTGCGCCGCAGCGCCCGACCGGCGCGTGGGTCCCGTACTACGAGCAGTTCCCGTGGGCCCTGCAGCCGGCCGACAGCCCGCTCTACGAGCTCACGGACGAGGTCGCCCCGCACGCCGAGCGGGCGGCGACGGTGACGGCGACCACCTTCGGCAAGTGGGGGCCGGACCTGCGGGCCCTCGTCGGCGACCAGCCCGAGCTC is a window from the Phycicoccus sp. M110.8 genome containing:
- a CDS encoding cysteine hydrolase family protein, which codes for MSAGPWLVAVDFQRVFGDPSSEWRAPRYAAAAANAVRLAEAFGERAVFTRFVAPQRPTGAWVPYYEQFPWALQPADSPLYELTDEVAPHAERAATVTATTFGKWGPDLRALVGDQPELVVAGVATDCCVISTVLAAADAGASVTVVTDACAGSTDDNHAKALDVMALYAPLVALTTTDEALASAR
- a CDS encoding CaiB/BaiF CoA-transferase family protein: MSGAPRPGPLSGVRVLELGGIGPGPYAGMLLADLGADVVRVDRPGEDLRPTHAVLLRGRRSVELDLKSEDGRAAVLDLAARSDVLLEGFRPGVAERLGLGPQDLLSVRPALVYGRMTGWGQEGPYAGRAGHDITYLAISGALEAFAGADGRPVPPLNLLGDFGAGGMLLAFGVVSALLHSRATGEGQVVDAAIVDGVASTTAMLQSMVASGLWPGPRGANLFDGGAPFYRCYRTADDRWVAVGAVEPVFWARVLAGLGLDGAVADELVERQLDRSTWPGVAARLEAAFATRTRDEWAALFEALDACVAPVLSLAEAAQDPHLAARGTYLPDPGGSGPTQPGVVPRFSPVPGAGSGLRAGRPTRPGLPGMGGTEE
- a CDS encoding BldC family transcriptional regulator, translating into MVTRPTEVEKLLTPAEVAALFRVDPKTVTRWAKAGKLNSIRTLGGHRRYREAEVRALLSNVI
- a CDS encoding DUF3073 domain-containing protein — its product is MGRGRAKAKQTKVARELKYFSPNTDLSALERELHGSSYTEPERASDDADDEYDDYGKWVSGQR
- a CDS encoding purine-cytosine permease family protein, with amino-acid sequence MSTDTRERTRRLGVETTGIEIIDEAERTARPRDLFWPWFAANVSVFGISYAAFALAFGISFWQGVLVSVVGIVVSFLLCGVIAIAGKRGSAPTMVLSRAAFGVTGQKVPGVISWLTSIGWETFLAITATLATATIFRELGWGGGTGTKVVAALVTAALIVLASVAGYHVIMRLQSWLTWITGVVTVLYVAMTVDHISWSTVTAIPAGSTQSVIGALVLLMTGFGLGWINIAADWSRYQRRDASGSSIVAWNTVGGALAPVLLVLYGLLLAGSDPKLRDGISADPVGTLATILPTWVLVPFLVAAILALVSGAVLGIYSSGLTLLSLGVRIPRPSAALVDGVILTLGTIWVVFFAQDFLGPFQSFLITLGVPLAAWAGIMIGDIWLRRRDYDEEALFDPRGRYGAWDWTSIGLTVVASVLGWGLVVNTFAKDASWNNWQGYLLGPLGLGGRDGAWAYANLGVLLALVIGLVGTLALRRGTVRRQEGRA
- a CDS encoding Glu/Leu/Phe/Val dehydrogenase dimerization domain-containing protein, with product MTVSSPPTTSMSQHEQVVFCHDKTTGLRAIIGIYSTALGPALGGTRFYPYATEEEALADVLRLSKGMAYKNAVAGLELGGGKAVIIGDPATDKTPDLLRAYGRFVESLGGRYVTACDVGTYVADMDVVSETTRFATGRSEANGGAGDSSVLTAYGVFQGQRACAQHVWGSPTLRGRTVGIAGVGKVGRILTGHLLEDGARVVVTDVNQEALEALTAAHPEVEVVADTDALIRSDIDVYAPCALGGALDDATVAALRATVVCGGANNQLVTEGEGGTADQLAARGITYAPDFLVNAGGVIQVSDELHGFDFERAKKAATAIFDHTLEVLETAQERSITPAAAADHIAEERMAAKQAGGIWLPAR